TTTCATAGTTTATCTGTTCCGATTCCTTTGTAAAATACGAGGTGAATCGATCATGTATATTATCGTATAACCCAACACCCTTATTGGTGAGAATCCAAATAGAACCTGATGCGGTGGGGTATAACTCCCGAATAACGTGATTGTGAATCGAATTTTGATTGCTGCCAGGCAGGAAAGTTACAATATTGCTACCATCATATCGGTTAAGTCCGTTCCAAGTTCCAAACCAAATATACCCTTCTGCATCCTTAACAATAGTATTCACCGCACCGTTCGATAAACCATCGCGGCGTGAAATGGAATGTACATTTGTTCTGTACTCTGCGCTAAGCGAAAGCGATATTGATAAAAAGAGTACTAGATTAACGAGTTTTCCAGCCATTTTGCACGCAGAATCAGAGATCAGTCAATGAGTTCGTAAAAGTAGAAAAAACAGAGAATTATACGAATCAAGGGTTTAAAGATAAATAGAAGTGGTATGTATATACAATAGTTCGGTAAACTTTTTGGTGTATTTTGGTGACTTGGTGATTTTGTGGCTACTATAAAATAGTTGCCATCAAAACACGAAAACACAAAATAGCACAAAAACAAAATGTTACAAATCAATAATAAAACCCTAACGAACTATTGTTTATAATGATGAATTGTAATATGATTCCCTTGTCATGCTGAGCGAAGCGAAGGATCTACCAATCTAAACAACAACTAAGATGCTTCACTCCGTTCAGCATGACAAGAAACAATGTATTCTGGAAACTCCAACCCCTCTCCTTTATGATGATGAATTGCAATATGATCCCATTGTCATCCTGAGCGCAGCGAAGGATCTGTCATTTTGATTTAAGAACAAGGATAAACGATTTATGATATTTGCCGAATCAGCTTGTTTATTACAATCTTCTAAAATCTACATTCGTTGATCCTTGTTCGATATTCATAATCCTCCCAATCCAAAATTTTCCTACATTTGTTTCCACTCAACGGAAAAAACAGATCCATGAACATAACGCTCACCCGCAAGCAGCGCATAATTATCCGAACCCCCGATGATGCCTTCAAAGTAATGAAGGAGATACTCATGCGTGAGGATAAAATAGACCGCGATAAGGAGCACTTCTGGGTGATGGGTCTTGCCCCGAGCCTCCGCATACAATACGTTGAGCTGGTTAGCTTGGGCTGCGAAACAAGAACCTATGCCGAGCCCATAAACGTATTCCGCTTTGCGGTGACGAAGGGCTGCACAAAGGTAATCCTAGTACATAACCACCCCAGCGGCAACCTTACACCCTCCGCAAAAGATTTAGACCTCACCGACAACCTAATTCAGGTAGGGCGTATACTCCACATCAATGTATTTGACCACCTAATTATCTCCACCAAATCCTACCTGAACTTTGAGGCTAAAGGTTTAATGGAAAAGCTGGAAAAAAGCACCAAATACGTTCCCTCGTTTGAGCTGATTGAGCGTATCCGCGCCGAGGAGAGGAAGATTCGGGAGGAAGCGGTAAGGGTTGCAGAGAAAGAAGGGAAGTTAGAGGGGAAAAAGGAAGAAAAGATTGAGATTGCCAAAAACAGTTTAAAAGAAGGTCTTTCAGTTGAGCTAATTATTAAGCTTACGGGCTTAACGAAAAAGGAGATAGAAAAGATAAAATAGAATTCACCCGAAATACACATTAAATATTGTGTGATTTTATCATATAATACATGCTAAATTGGATGGTAAAATATACTTATAAATGAGTTAGCCGCAAGGTTAAAACTGCTTTGAACGATAATTAAACTTTGTTAAAAACAGAAAGAAACCCGCTTCTAATCAATAGCCAACGCACATTGCAGCACATTTGCAAGCCCACACGAGCCAACGCTAAAATCAAAGATTTGCAAAAGAGCTGCAACTTTACCATCACACTTTCCTTACAATTAAGTATTTTTGAAATATGAAATACTCTAACAGGAATATTACGATATGATTAATAGCGATGATATATACATAAATATGTCAAATAAATTATTTGATGTTTTTTATGTTGATGATAATAAATATGGGAGACAGCAGGTTGATGGAAGTTATAAGTTAATTAAAGGTAAAATTACTCCCGTTACTGTTGATGATATGTTAAGAAATCAAAAAAGTCTTTTAACATATCAAGAATTACATGTTTTAAATAATGCATTAATTAAGTGGATTTGTATAGATTTAGATATAGTTAAAAAGGAAATAGTTGAAAATTCTATTAATCAAGATAATCTTAAACTTGTAAAAGAATCAGCTGATGAAGCATGTGCTTTTTTGGACTCCATAAGTATTCCTTATCTATTAGAGTTTTCGGGCAGAAGAGGTTTTCATATATGGATTATTTTCGAAAAATTAGTTTCAAAAGAGATAGGATACAAACTAATTGAATATATACATGAAAACACTGTTTTAAAACTAAAAGATAATATAGTTGCTGATAAATTCCCGAAGACACCAAATGTCTCGCCAAAATCTAAAGGAATTGGCTTTGGCGTTAAGTTGCCTCTGTCCCAGAATAAAGGCAGCGGTAAGCTATCTTTTTTTCTCAAGAACCTAGATGCGTTTGATTTTAACGAAGTAAATTGGCTTGCTGTACCTAACGAGCATTTCTTAAATGAACAATTTGAAATTTTAAATAAATATAAGACAGTTAGTATTGATCAGATACAACCTTTTCTTGATGCTTTTGACAATTATCCTGTTTTTAATAGATTCAAAGACAATTATCTTAAAACAAAAAGGGTAAACTCTTTTTTGTCAATTGATATTAGTTTGGATGTTATTTTGTCTTCCTTAAGAAAATGTGAACATTTAGAGAAAATACTATATAATTACGAAAAGGGCTTAGGGGGTAAAGAACGAAGTATATTGGTTGGTCTGTTGACTCAGCTTAAAACTACAAATGATAATGATTTTGGAAATAACTTATTAATGGAGTTATTTTCTAACATACAAGGATTTGATAAGGAAAAGACTAGAAAAAACTTAGAGAATTTGAAGTATTATCAGCCTATAACTTGTAGGAATTTAGGCAAATGTGAAACATGTAATGAATGTAATGTAATATCTCCGATTGAATTAATTCAGGGAGTTGAACTTAGTGACAAACCTAAATATTCTATATCTAGTTTAGATCATAAATTATTTGAAAAAATAAGATTTGCTCTCGATAATTATTCATTAAGAAACGATGAAGTTCCTTTATATCCTCTTTTAGAAAAAAATAACCATTTAAGCTTTTATGAAATAAATAAATCAATCGAGAATGTTTATAAAGGAATTAACCTAGCTAATTATGAAAGCTATATTTTTCATAGAAATGAAAAAAGCAAGATTAGAGATTTATATAATTTGAACACCAATAATAATTTCATATCTACATTTTTTACATTTATATTAAATACCATTTATTATTCTGAAATATCTAATAATTCTTATGGATATGAATTTGTTCCAAGTTTTTATCAAGGTAATGTATTTCAAAATTGGTTTGTAAATTGGATTAAGTATACGAAAAAAATTGAAAATGTACTATATAATGAGGAGTACTCTGAATACTTCATGATTAAAATTGACATTAAACGATTTTATGATACTATTAACTTAAAAAGATTAAAAATCAAGTTAAATGAAGAAGCCCCGGAAAGTATACGCTTGAAATTAGCTGAATTGTCAGAAGACGATGGAATTAAATATAAACAAATAGTTGATTATTTAATTAATTTAAGCATAAAAACCACAGGAAATTCAGAAAAGGGGTTGCCTCAAGGACCTGTATACGCTCGTTACTTAGCAGAATTATATTTAAGTGGTCTAGATATTTTAATCGAAAATTTTATAATTAAAAATCAAGGAAGAGAATACTATCATAGATTTGTTGATGACATATTTATTTTTGTTGAAACTAAGGAGAGAGCAGGTATTCTTTATGAGAGAATTTCAGATTGGATAGCTATAAATGATTTGGAATTCAATACAGAAAAAACTAAAGTAATTAATGTAAAAGAATATGCTGATTCAGAAGAGTACAATAAATTTAAGGATGATACTAAATATGATATAAATTATGTTAATAAGAATAAAAATGTTTTATCAGAAAATGAGATTCAAGATGCTCTT
Above is a window of Bacteroidales bacterium DNA encoding:
- a CDS encoding DNA repair protein — translated: MNITLTRKQRIIIRTPDDAFKVMKEILMREDKIDRDKEHFWVMGLAPSLRIQYVELVSLGCETRTYAEPINVFRFAVTKGCTKVILVHNHPSGNLTPSAKDLDLTDNLIQVGRILHINVFDHLIISTKSYLNFEAKGLMEKLEKSTKYVPSFELIERIRAEERKIREEAVRVAEKEGKLEGKKEEKIEIAKNSLKEGLSVELIIKLTGLTKKEIEKIK